In the genome of Raphanus sativus cultivar WK10039 chromosome 4, ASM80110v3, whole genome shotgun sequence, one region contains:
- the LOC130511399 gene encoding uncharacterized protein LOC130511399 yields the protein MESLFYIREVFNFIPNKDNLWLFHLFEHDSSYSIYSNLRRRHIINETECPRCCQGDETEHHIFFECPYAKQLWRASGISNDIINSSTTTLTAKLEECFKISTASSLTHFQDLPIWILWRIWKSRNMLLFQQKQFSWSKVLQQSRSDAREWEEHGKYMELLSSTRRHRTGTLQTKEWQRPETGWYKCNIDGSFISSDLPAQAGWIVRDSRGTFKGAGQSRGHKVTNAFESEFQALIMAMQHCWSKGYTKVIFEGDCKKIIDILQSKTLHFEGYNWTREAHR from the exons ATGGAGAGTCTATTCTACATAAGGGAGGTATTCAATTTCATACCAAACAAGGATAATCTTTGGCTTTTCCATCTGTTCGAACATGACTCGAGTTACAGCATATAT AGTAATCTTCGGCGAAGACATATCATTAATGAGACTGAATGTCCTCGGTGTTGTCAGGGAGATGAAACAGAACACCATATCTTCTTTGAATGTCCATATGCAAAACAACTGTGGAGAGCTTCTGGAATCTCGAATGATATCATCAACAGCTCTACTACAACTCTTACGGCTAAACTAGAAGAGTGTTTTAAAATATCTACAGCTTCTTCTCTAACTCATTTTCAGGATTTACCAATATGGATCCTCTGGCGTATATGGAAAAGTAGAAACATGCTTCTTTTTCAACAGAAGCAATTTTCATGGAGTAAGGTTTTACAACAAAGTCGAAGTGATGCACGTGAATGGGAAGAACATGGAAAATATATGGAGTTACTTTCAAGCACAAGAAGGCATCGGACAGGAACCTTACAAACAAAAGAATGGCAAAGACCAGAGACAGGGTGGTACAAATGCAATATAGATGGATCATTTATCAGTTCTGATTTACCAGCACAAGCAGGATGGATTGTACGTGATTCGCGAGGAACTTTCAAAGGAGCTGGGCAGAGCAGAGGACATAAGGTTACTAATGCGTTTGAGAGTGAATTTCAAGCTCTTATTATGGCAATGCAACACTGCTGGTCCAAAGGTTACACAAAGGTTATTTTTGAAGGAGATTGCAAGAAGATTATTGATATTCTACAGAGCAAAACATTACATTTTGAAGGATACAATTGGACTCGAGAAGCTCATagatag